One segment of Capnocytophaga sp. oral taxon 878 DNA contains the following:
- the glmM gene encoding phosphoglucosamine mutase: protein MALIKSISGFRGTIGGVPEDNLTPIDTVKFAAAYGTWLKTNVHKDRIKVVVGRDARISGEMVQNLVQYTLVGLGIDVVDLGLSTTPTVEVAVTMEQADGGIILTASHNPKQWNALKLLNNKGEFLNAQDGEEVLRLAASNEVTFAEVDKLGDITHNNIYIQRHIDAVLSLLPLATIEAIRKRKFKVAVDAVNSTGGIAIPLLLERLGADIVTLYCEPNGHFPHNPEPLKEHLADICAKVVETQADLGIVVDPDVDRLALITEKGEMFGEEYTLVACADYILSKQKGNVVSNLSSSRALRDIAEKHGVQYSAAAVGEVNVVTKMKEVNAVIGGEGNGGVIFPELHYGRDALVGVALFLSLLVEKGIAVSALRKSYPAYFMSKNKILLSSGLNPDKVLAAMKEKYTNEQISTIDGLKIDFPQSWVHLRKSNTEPIIRIYTEAKSQVAADELAEKFLEEIKQLAN, encoded by the coding sequence ATGGCACTTATAAAATCTATTTCAGGATTTAGAGGTACTATTGGGGGGGTACCTGAAGATAATTTAACCCCTATTGACACCGTAAAATTTGCAGCTGCTTATGGTACTTGGCTCAAAACCAATGTACATAAAGATCGTATTAAAGTAGTAGTAGGGCGCGATGCACGTATTTCAGGCGAAATGGTGCAAAACCTTGTACAATACACCCTTGTAGGTTTAGGTATTGATGTAGTTGATTTAGGGCTTAGTACTACCCCTACAGTAGAGGTAGCTGTAACTATGGAACAAGCCGATGGAGGAATTATCCTTACTGCCAGCCATAACCCCAAACAGTGGAATGCTTTAAAATTACTTAATAACAAGGGTGAGTTTCTTAATGCCCAAGATGGAGAGGAAGTGCTGCGGTTGGCTGCTAGCAATGAGGTTACTTTTGCTGAAGTAGATAAATTAGGGGATATTACTCATAACAATATTTACATACAACGCCATATTGATGCTGTTCTATCTCTATTGCCCTTAGCAACTATTGAAGCTATACGCAAACGGAAGTTCAAAGTTGCTGTTGATGCTGTAAACTCTACTGGAGGAATTGCTATTCCTCTTTTATTAGAACGTTTAGGGGCTGATATAGTAACTCTTTACTGTGAACCTAATGGCCATTTTCCTCATAACCCCGAACCACTAAAAGAACACTTAGCTGACATCTGTGCTAAAGTAGTAGAAACCCAAGCTGACTTGGGTATAGTGGTAGACCCTGATGTAGACCGTCTAGCCCTAATAACTGAAAAAGGTGAAATGTTTGGAGAAGAGTATACCTTAGTAGCTTGTGCCGACTATATACTTAGCAAGCAGAAAGGTAATGTAGTATCCAACTTATCCTCTTCACGTGCTTTACGTGATATAGCTGAAAAACATGGAGTACAGTATAGTGCAGCTGCTGTAGGTGAAGTGAATGTAGTTACTAAAATGAAAGAGGTAAATGCGGTAATAGGAGGTGAAGGAAATGGAGGGGTAATATTCCCAGAACTGCACTATGGCCGTGATGCCCTTGTAGGGGTAGCTCTTTTCCTTTCATTATTGGTAGAAAAAGGAATTGCAGTAAGCGCTTTACGTAAAAGTTACCCTGCTTACTTTATGAGTAAAAACAAAATACTGCTAAGTAGTGGTCTCAACCCTGACAAAGTGCTTGCTGCAATGAAAGAAAAATATACTAATGAACAAATAAGTACTATTGATGGGTTAAAAATTGACTTCCCACAAAGCTGGGTACACTTACGTAAATCTAATACTGAGCCTATTATCCGGATCTATACTGAAGCTAAAAGCCAAGTTGCTGCTGATGAATTAGCAGAAAAGTTTTTAGAAGAAATAAAGCAATTAGCAAATTAG
- a CDS encoding VWA domain-containing protein yields MKQFLILLFLAIGNLWAQEFEVTGIVTQASDKTPLLYASVVIKGTIEGVVTDMEGKYTIKVKKGDILQFSFIGFKTKEVKITSQKVIDIALDEDDRSLDEVVVTGYNIQRKEAYTASIPVVGLGRHKRGASKLRKSKKILTETYKAIDENNFKSTTTDPVTTFAADVDNASYSNVRRMIEDGDKPEKDAVRIEELINYFDYSYNPPAKDSTNPLKATTTLSTCPWNNQNYLLRIGLQAKTIDLRKAPASNIVFLIDTSGSMDEPDKMPLLKESFKLLLESLRPEDKVAIVVYASETGIVLPSTSAKEKEKILKVINSLEAQGSTAGGEGIQEAYRIARENYIPNGNNRIILATDGDFNVGVRSEGELERLVTKERKSGVYISVLGFGMGNYRDDMLETIANKGNGNYAYIDNLKEAKKVLVKEFGGTLYTVAKDVKLQLEFNPQYVKEYRQIGYENRALENEDFKDDGKDAGEIGAGHTVTVLYELVPAQGNKTNELRYQKQDTQSHNGELGFLKIRYKSPFVKRAKSIELTEPIPFILTELNKTDNDYRFAAAVAQFGMLLRNSKHKGTATYGKVIELANTALGKDENGYRKEFVELVEEAEDVMNDN; encoded by the coding sequence ATGAAACAATTTCTAATACTATTGTTCCTTGCAATAGGGAACCTTTGGGCACAAGAATTTGAAGTAACAGGCATCGTAACTCAAGCTTCTGATAAGACCCCTTTATTATATGCTTCAGTAGTAATTAAAGGTACTATTGAAGGAGTAGTAACCGATATGGAGGGTAAGTACACTATTAAAGTAAAAAAAGGTGATATTTTGCAGTTCTCTTTTATAGGTTTTAAAACAAAAGAAGTAAAGATCACAAGCCAGAAAGTGATTGATATTGCTTTAGATGAAGATGATAGATCTCTAGATGAAGTAGTAGTAACAGGTTATAATATTCAAAGAAAAGAAGCATACACAGCATCTATACCAGTAGTAGGTTTAGGCAGACATAAAAGAGGAGCTTCTAAGTTAAGAAAAAGCAAAAAAATACTTACTGAAACTTATAAGGCTATTGATGAGAATAACTTTAAAAGTACTACTACCGACCCTGTAACTACCTTTGCTGCGGATGTAGACAATGCTTCGTATAGCAATGTACGCCGTATGATTGAAGATGGTGATAAACCGGAAAAAGATGCTGTACGTATTGAAGAACTTATCAACTATTTTGACTATAGCTATAATCCGCCTGCTAAAGATAGTACAAATCCCCTTAAAGCTACTACTACCTTAAGTACTTGTCCGTGGAATAACCAAAATTACCTATTACGCATAGGTTTACAGGCCAAAACTATTGATTTGAGAAAAGCACCTGCTTCTAATATTGTTTTCCTTATTGATACATCAGGCTCAATGGATGAACCAGACAAGATGCCTTTGTTAAAAGAATCTTTCAAATTATTGTTAGAGAGTTTACGCCCTGAAGATAAAGTAGCTATAGTAGTATATGCTAGTGAAACGGGGATAGTTTTACCTTCTACTTCGGCAAAAGAAAAAGAAAAAATACTTAAAGTAATTAATAGTTTGGAAGCTCAAGGTTCAACTGCTGGTGGTGAAGGTATTCAAGAAGCTTATCGTATAGCTCGTGAAAACTACATCCCTAATGGTAATAACCGTATCATTTTAGCTACTGATGGTGATTTCAATGTAGGAGTACGCTCTGAAGGCGAATTGGAACGCCTTGTTACTAAAGAACGAAAAAGTGGTGTATACATTTCTGTTCTAGGTTTTGGAATGGGTAATTACCGTGATGATATGCTTGAAACTATCGCCAATAAAGGTAATGGTAACTATGCTTATATTGACAACCTAAAAGAAGCTAAAAAAGTATTAGTAAAAGAATTTGGTGGCACCCTTTATACTGTAGCTAAAGATGTTAAATTACAATTAGAGTTTAATCCTCAGTATGTAAAAGAATACCGACAAATAGGTTATGAAAATCGTGCTTTAGAGAATGAAGATTTTAAAGATGATGGAAAAGATGCAGGAGAAATAGGAGCAGGACATACAGTAACTGTACTGTATGAACTAGTCCCTGCACAAGGAAATAAAACAAATGAATTACGCTACCAAAAACAAGACACTCAAAGCCATAATGGTGAATTAGGATTTCTTAAAATACGCTATAAATCGCCTTTTGTAAAACGTGCTAAGAGTATAGAACTAACAGAGCCTATTCCTTTTATCCTTACTGAGCTAAATAAAACAGATAATGATTACCGCTTTGCAGCAGCAGTAGCTCAGTTTGGAATGCTATTACGTAATTCAAAACACAAAGGAACAGCTACTTATGGAAAAGTAATAGAACTTGCCAATACAGCTTTGGGTAAAGATGAAAACGGTTATCGCAAAGAATTTGTAGAATTAGTAGAAGAAGCAGAAGATGTAATGAATGATAATTAA
- a CDS encoding HAD family hydrolase codes for MIKLIVSDIDGTMVNNQKEVPNSFWNVFEMMHSKSILFCAASGRQVQSLQQLFAPIKDLIAYAPDNGASLIYEGKTLFECPISFASFLPILRTCEQIEHIGVALCGKNSAYIKTDNNWIFEEIARHYPAHTKVENFSAIDDDIFKITICDKGISRLNSYKYLQQYNREFNVVVSGEIWLDITRKDVNKGNAINHLQKQLSITPDETVVFGDHLNDVELIQCATHSYAMKNAQEELKKLANNITEYDNNNAGVVREIEKILQNL; via the coding sequence ATGATTAAACTAATTGTATCAGATATTGATGGTACTATGGTAAATAACCAAAAAGAGGTACCTAATAGCTTTTGGAATGTTTTTGAAATGATGCATTCCAAAAGCATTCTTTTTTGTGCTGCTAGTGGGCGACAAGTACAGAGCTTACAACAGCTTTTTGCTCCTATCAAAGACTTGATTGCTTATGCTCCTGACAATGGAGCATCACTTATTTATGAAGGTAAAACACTTTTTGAGTGCCCAATTTCTTTTGCCTCTTTCTTGCCTATATTACGCACTTGTGAACAGATAGAACATATAGGTGTTGCCCTTTGCGGTAAAAATAGCGCCTATATAAAAACTGATAACAATTGGATTTTTGAAGAAATAGCACGCCATTACCCTGCTCATACAAAAGTAGAGAACTTTTCAGCTATAGATGATGATATTTTTAAGATTACAATATGTGATAAAGGTATTTCTCGGTTAAACTCTTATAAATATTTACAACAGTACAACAGAGAGTTTAATGTAGTAGTTTCGGGAGAAATATGGCTAGATATAACTCGTAAAGATGTAAATAAAGGTAATGCTATTAACCACCTCCAAAAACAATTGAGTATAACTCCTGATGAAACAGTAGTATTTGGTGATCATTTAAATGATGTTGAACTTATACAATGCGCTACCCATAGTTATGCAATGAAAAACGCTCAAGAAGAGCTTAAAAAACTTGCTAATAACATAACTGAATACGATAACAATAATGCAGGTGTAGTACGTGAAATAGAAAAAATACTTCAAAACTTATAA
- a CDS encoding TonB-dependent receptor, producing the protein MRNLLLLIFLVSTIFVSAQHKYTLSGSISDASNGEKLLGVNFVIKELHTGTSTNEYGFYSITLPEGKYTLSIEYIGYGTREETVVLNKNIRKDYKLKPETIELSGIELTANAVPKAAVRKPEMSVASVPITTVKKLPVLVGEVDIIKTLMQMPGVSNAGEASSGFNVRGGAADQNLVLLDEATIFNASHLFGFLSVFNADAVRDMKLYKGGIPARYGGRIASVLDIYQKEGNKNSFAATGGIGVLSSRLLAEGPIIKDKASFLVGGRASYAHLFLKLTNNQNSAYFYDLNTKLSYQLNQNNALYLSGYFGRDFFKLSNNLLNAYGNALLNLRWNHLFNDKLFSNLSAIYSNYDYRFDFNLLDMEWTSGIENFNLKYDFKNYLSERFKLSYGLQGLYYVFKPGKIVPTSSTSTIKEKILDNKYAAETAFYADAEHKLTDALTLSYGLRLSSFYHLGKRKVNVYRNNSPIEFNVNRQIYYKGTPIGTKYYDSGKIIDLYSNFEPRFTMSYAFNDHQSVKASYARTAQYVHLISNTSSPTPLNVWAPTDEFIKPQLADQVAVGYASNFSNDKYTIEIESYYKKVRNRLDYIDGANLIANEAIEQVLLSGENRAYGLEILLRKNTGKLTGWIAYTLSKSEMQTKGRTAEEKGINYGDWYNASYDKPHDLSITATYELSPKWTFGAIFNLQSGLPTNYPIGNYNYLGLSIPNYSKRNEYRLPTYHRLDLSATYTPKPDNKGWKSEWVFGIYNVYNRKNAVSISFQENEDTHQNEAIKFSVFGFIPSVTYNFKF; encoded by the coding sequence ATGAGAAATTTATTGTTATTGATTTTCTTAGTGAGCACTATTTTTGTGTCTGCTCAACATAAATATACTCTTAGTGGCTCTATTTCTGATGCTTCAAATGGTGAAAAACTATTAGGGGTAAACTTTGTTATAAAAGAGCTTCATACAGGTACTTCTACTAATGAGTATGGTTTCTATTCCATTACACTTCCCGAAGGTAAATATACCCTATCTATAGAGTACATAGGTTATGGTACACGTGAAGAAACTGTAGTACTTAATAAAAATATCCGTAAAGATTACAAGTTAAAACCTGAAACTATTGAGCTTTCGGGCATAGAACTTACAGCAAATGCTGTTCCTAAAGCAGCCGTACGTAAGCCTGAAATGAGTGTAGCTTCTGTACCTATTACTACAGTAAAGAAATTACCAGTGCTGGTAGGTGAGGTAGATATTATAAAAACTTTAATGCAAATGCCAGGGGTAAGCAATGCAGGAGAAGCTTCATCTGGATTTAATGTGCGTGGGGGTGCTGCCGACCAAAACTTAGTCCTTCTTGATGAAGCGACTATCTTCAATGCTTCACATCTTTTTGGTTTTCTTAGTGTATTTAATGCTGATGCAGTACGCGATATGAAACTTTACAAAGGAGGTATACCTGCACGTTATGGTGGACGGATAGCCTCTGTATTAGATATATACCAAAAAGAAGGGAATAAGAACAGTTTTGCTGCTACTGGGGGGATAGGAGTTCTTTCTTCTAGATTACTTGCTGAGGGGCCTATAATTAAAGATAAGGCTTCTTTTTTGGTAGGTGGGCGTGCCTCGTACGCACACCTTTTTTTGAAACTTACCAATAACCAGAATAGTGCTTATTTTTACGACCTTAATACTAAACTATCATATCAGTTGAACCAAAATAATGCTCTCTACCTATCAGGATATTTTGGGCGTGACTTCTTTAAATTAAGTAATAACCTCCTGAACGCTTATGGTAATGCACTTCTGAACCTGCGTTGGAATCACCTTTTTAATGATAAACTCTTCTCTAACCTTTCTGCTATATATAGTAATTACGATTATCGTTTTGACTTTAATCTTCTTGATATGGAATGGACTTCGGGAATTGAGAACTTTAACCTGAAATACGATTTTAAGAACTACCTTTCTGAGCGTTTTAAACTATCTTATGGATTACAGGGCTTATATTATGTATTTAAACCTGGTAAGATTGTGCCAACCTCCTCTACTTCTACTATTAAAGAGAAAATTCTTGATAACAAATATGCTGCTGAAACTGCTTTCTATGCAGATGCAGAACACAAACTTACTGATGCCCTTACACTTTCATACGGCCTTAGACTTAGCTCTTTTTACCACTTAGGAAAGCGCAAAGTAAATGTGTATAGAAATAATAGTCCTATAGAGTTCAATGTGAATAGACAGATATATTATAAAGGCACGCCTATAGGAACTAAGTACTATGATAGTGGTAAAATTATTGATTTATACTCTAACTTTGAACCTCGTTTTACAATGAGCTACGCCTTTAATGACCATCAGTCGGTAAAGGCAAGTTATGCCCGTACTGCCCAATATGTACACCTTATATCTAACACTTCATCACCAACACCCCTGAATGTATGGGCTCCTACTGATGAGTTTATTAAACCACAATTAGCAGACCAAGTGGCTGTAGGCTATGCTTCAAATTTTAGCAATGATAAATATACTATTGAGATAGAGTCCTATTACAAAAAAGTAAGAAACCGCTTAGATTACATTGATGGAGCAAACCTTATTGCTAATGAAGCTATAGAACAGGTACTATTATCGGGAGAGAATAGGGCTTATGGCTTAGAAATTTTATTACGCAAAAATACAGGTAAGCTAACGGGATGGATTGCCTATACCCTTTCTAAATCGGAAATGCAAACCAAAGGACGTACTGCTGAAGAGAAAGGTATTAACTACGGCGATTGGTATAACGCTTCTTATGATAAACCTCACGACCTATCGATTACTGCTACTTATGAACTTTCGCCTAAATGGACATTTGGGGCTATATTCAATTTGCAATCGGGATTACCAACAAATTACCCTATAGGTAACTATAACTATTTAGGACTTTCGATCCCTAATTACAGCAAACGCAATGAATACCGATTACCTACTTATCACCGCTTAGACCTATCGGCTACTTATACTCCTAAACCTGATAATAAGGGCTGGAAAAGTGAATGGGTATTTGGCATATACAACGTGTATAACCGCAAGAATGCTGTGAGCATCTCTTTCCAAGAGAATGAAGATACTCACCAAAATGAAGCTATAAAATTCTCTGTTTTTGGTTTTATACCCAGTGTAACATACAATTTCAAATTCTAA
- a CDS encoding PorP/SprF family type IX secretion system membrane protein, translating to MEKLLIGILLLSTAALQSQTIQPTYIFYNQHLNLVNPATVGNEKSHTISANIRSQWSGTDAPVTQSFFTTHRINNSVGVGLSVVADRVFVQRQTAIFADFAYRIPITETSNIVGGIKFGGDFFNVDIDKIVTYNHLYNMGHSNVQFDPYLQHISGKFQFNFGAGVFYNHPHFYVGFSVPNMLASSKTQVNNELVTSVSNRILLYTDAGYYWYLNPYITIMPHIQVRVAQAEKPTARISLSTIYLTHTQLGVTYSTAKAFSGYLLFNIYKYYLSVGYGYETYFARSLYLPSKSSREFLIRVKW from the coding sequence ATGGAAAAATTACTTATAGGTATTTTGCTCTTAAGTACAGCAGCATTACAATCTCAAACCATCCAGCCTACTTACATTTTCTATAACCAGCATCTCAATTTAGTGAATCCAGCTACGGTAGGTAATGAAAAATCTCATACCATTTCAGCCAATATACGTAGTCAGTGGAGTGGTACCGATGCTCCTGTTACCCAATCTTTCTTCACTACACATCGTATTAATAATAGTGTTGGGGTGGGGCTTTCAGTAGTTGCCGATAGGGTGTTTGTTCAACGCCAAACGGCCATTTTTGCCGATTTTGCATATCGCATACCCATAACCGAAACTTCAAATATTGTAGGTGGTATTAAGTTTGGCGGCGATTTCTTTAATGTAGATATCGATAAAATAGTTACTTATAATCACTTGTACAATATGGGGCACAGCAATGTCCAGTTTGATCCCTATTTACAGCATATAAGCGGCAAATTTCAGTTTAATTTTGGTGCAGGGGTATTCTATAACCATCCTCATTTTTATGTAGGATTTTCAGTGCCTAATATGTTAGCTTCTAGCAAAACTCAAGTAAATAACGAACTAGTAACTTCAGTTTCCAATCGCATACTTTTATACACCGATGCGGGCTATTATTGGTATCTTAATCCTTATATAACCATAATGCCTCATATCCAAGTCCGAGTAGCTCAAGCCGAAAAACCTACAGCTCGCATTTCACTTTCCACTATTTATTTAACTCACACTCAGTTAGGAGTTACTTATAGTACTGCCAAAGCGTTCAGTGGGTACCTATTGTTTAATATTTATAAGTATTACCTTTCCGTAGGCTATGGGTATGAAACTTATTTCGCCCGAAGTTTATATTTGCCTAGCAAAAGTTCACGTGAGTTTTTAATAAGAGTAAAATGGTAA
- a CDS encoding reprolysin-like metallopeptidase translates to MKYNFFVVLLWCLITSSISAQSYWKKSTNSVRRAAAITHSKKPSHLYFRLDKQAFDKAVSSSIVQIPDAEGVLVSYHLTPTQILSANIAHQNPTIQTFVGQALDNPHKHISLVWTPFGLSGTITQGGTYAFIDAEDQNGEFYKVYYRQDSQGSITPCNTPWCTPVLAESHTTNGVAHHSLHARATYQTENKMYTIRLAIACTAAFTKAAGGTKSQAYAEVVKTVSRINTVYGTQMSVKLQLVTSTEMIYDNLSTDPTKDFKFGSAWDTPANSQKLQDLFDSSISTANYDIGHLFHKGDNNGNAAAVKAILMTDWKARAYSMYAFSGDRDIFDIDIVAHEIGHQLGATHTFSYLSEKDSNNHSQVEPGSASTIMGYAGIAGTNNVQLRSDPYFHHCSVYQITNVLSSLTSGVIVTTHTNAAPTFNEAHFNDYTIPQGTAFVLSGSATDTTDNLLYTWEQADDYSTAYSSYTSAWIPAYRFSGANTTGAIARSLPPSDSPVRYIPQLSRIVSGNLTDTTNWETVPTVGRTMHWSLVVTDRAFLANQTGNTAYKTITVTVDSNAGPFVVTSHAHISNWVVGNTVTLTWEVANTNLAPISAEKVDILFSTNGGQTFSHTLAEGVPNSGIATLTVPSHLITKQGRYMIKASGNIFLAVNAANIVVSQRSEGFLPHTLPDGPILMSNAFTPNNDGINDTYVIARSEDFPNNTLQVYNSLGQLVYEAEGYKNQWDGTMSNGKRVARGSYMAIFSKDGSEANKQRSWVYINY, encoded by the coding sequence ATGAAATATAACTTTTTCGTTGTATTGTTATGGTGCCTTATTACCAGTAGCATTTCAGCACAATCATACTGGAAAAAAAGCACCAACAGTGTACGCAGGGCTGCTGCCATAACCCATAGCAAAAAGCCTTCTCATCTCTATTTTAGGTTAGATAAGCAGGCTTTTGATAAGGCTGTCAGCAGTTCCATTGTCCAAATCCCCGATGCCGAAGGTGTTTTGGTAAGTTATCACCTTACGCCTACCCAGATATTATCTGCCAATATAGCACACCAAAACCCTACCATACAAACCTTTGTTGGGCAGGCTCTTGATAATCCTCACAAGCATATCAGCCTTGTATGGACTCCCTTCGGTCTAAGTGGTACAATCACTCAAGGGGGTACCTATGCCTTCATCGATGCCGAAGACCAAAACGGCGAGTTCTATAAAGTCTATTACCGCCAAGATAGTCAAGGCTCTATAACTCCTTGTAACACACCTTGGTGTACTCCTGTTTTAGCCGAAAGTCATACTACCAATGGGGTGGCTCACCACAGCCTTCACGCACGCGCTACCTACCAAACCGAAAATAAGATGTATACCATACGCCTTGCCATAGCTTGTACAGCTGCCTTTACCAAGGCTGCCGGCGGTACCAAAAGCCAAGCCTATGCCGAAGTAGTAAAAACCGTGAGCCGTATCAATACTGTCTATGGCACTCAGATGTCTGTAAAACTGCAATTAGTAACCAGTACCGAAATGATTTATGATAACCTCTCTACCGATCCTACTAAGGATTTTAAGTTTGGCTCAGCGTGGGATACACCTGCCAACTCCCAAAAACTACAAGACCTCTTCGATAGTTCCATAAGCACTGCCAATTATGATATAGGACACCTATTCCACAAAGGCGATAACAATGGGAATGCAGCTGCTGTAAAAGCCATTTTAATGACCGATTGGAAGGCTCGTGCCTATTCTATGTATGCATTCTCAGGCGATAGAGATATTTTTGATATAGATATTGTAGCTCACGAAATAGGACACCAATTAGGGGCTACACACACATTCTCTTACCTCTCCGAAAAAGATAGTAATAACCACTCTCAAGTCGAGCCTGGTAGCGCTTCTACCATTATGGGCTATGCAGGTATTGCAGGTACTAATAATGTCCAATTAAGGTCTGATCCTTATTTTCATCACTGTTCTGTTTACCAAATTACCAATGTATTAAGCTCTCTCACCTCTGGGGTAATTGTTACTACTCACACCAATGCAGCCCCTACTTTTAATGAGGCTCATTTTAATGATTATACCATTCCCCAAGGCACTGCTTTTGTGTTGTCAGGCTCAGCTACCGATACTACCGATAACCTCCTCTACACTTGGGAGCAAGCCGATGATTATAGTACTGCTTATAGTTCTTACACCTCTGCTTGGATTCCTGCCTATCGCTTTTCAGGTGCCAATACTACAGGGGCTATAGCTCGCTCTCTTCCTCCTTCCGATAGTCCAGTAAGGTACATACCTCAGCTTTCGCGTATTGTATCTGGTAACCTTACCGATACTACCAACTGGGAAACGGTGCCTACTGTGGGGCGCACTATGCACTGGAGTCTTGTCGTAACCGATAGGGCTTTTCTTGCCAACCAAACAGGTAATACAGCCTACAAAACTATCACCGTAACAGTCGATAGTAATGCAGGGCCTTTTGTGGTTACTTCTCACGCTCATATATCCAACTGGGTTGTAGGCAATACAGTTACCCTCACTTGGGAAGTAGCCAATACCAATCTCGCTCCTATAAGTGCCGAAAAAGTAGATATTCTCTTCTCTACCAATGGCGGACAAACTTTCTCCCATACCCTTGCCGAAGGAGTGCCCAATAGTGGTATTGCTACCCTCACAGTTCCCTCTCACCTCATTACCAAGCAAGGCAGGTATATGATAAAGGCAAGCGGCAATATCTTTCTGGCTGTAAATGCAGCTAATATTGTAGTAAGTCAGCGAAGTGAGGGTTTCCTTCCTCACACTCTCCCCGATGGACCTATTTTAATGTCCAATGCCTTTACCCCTAATAATGATGGCATTAATGATACTTATGTAATTGCTCGTTCCGAAGATTTTCCTAACAATACCCTACAAGTGTATAACTCTTTAGGGCAATTAGTGTATGAAGCCGAAGGCTATAAAAACCAATGGGATGGCACTATGAGTAATGGCAAACGCGTAGCACGAGGTTCTTATATGGCTATTTTTAGCAAAGATGGCTCCGAAGCCAATAAGCAGCGCTCTTGGGTGTATATTAATTATTAG
- a CDS encoding aminotransferase class IV — MKHEFIETIKLLEGNIFHLQYHQERVCTTFAHFFPDKKALSLSEIIPKDSLPPQGKHKIRIVYSNDSHTIEVLPYQLKPIHSLKCVDAEDFDYKYKFSERGFLNALKEASATDEVIFIKNGKVTDSSYANIIFYDGHQWVTPSTFLLNGTCRQRLLNEGKIKEAPISYRDIPSFQQIGFINAMLDIGELTVSTAAVLSSPHFSF, encoded by the coding sequence ATGAAACACGAGTTTATCGAAACAATAAAGCTCCTTGAGGGCAATATTTTCCATTTACAATACCATCAAGAGCGCGTTTGCACTACTTTTGCTCACTTTTTTCCTGATAAAAAGGCTCTTTCTCTGTCCGAAATTATCCCAAAGGATTCTTTGCCTCCACAAGGGAAGCACAAAATCCGCATCGTATATAGTAATGATAGCCACACCATCGAGGTGCTTCCCTATCAGCTAAAGCCTATCCACTCTCTTAAGTGCGTAGATGCCGAAGATTTTGATTATAAGTACAAATTCTCCGAGCGTGGTTTTCTCAACGCTTTAAAAGAAGCATCTGCTACCGATGAGGTCATTTTTATCAAAAACGGCAAAGTAACCGATAGCAGCTATGCCAACATTATTTTTTACGACGGACACCAATGGGTCACGCCTTCTACCTTCCTCCTTAATGGCACTTGCCGCCAACGATTGCTCAATGAGGGTAAGATAAAGGAGGCTCCCATATCATATCGTGATATCCCTTCTTTTCAGCAAATAGGCTTCATCAACGCTATGCTTGATATAGGCGAACTTACCGTAAGTACAGCCGCTGTCCTTAGCTCTCCACACTTTTCTTTTTAG